DNA from Bradyrhizobium diazoefficiens USDA 110:
AGCGCCAGCTTTTCGATCTTCACTCCCTTCTTGAGCAGGTCGCGCGTGTGCGAGTCGAGACAATACGCGCAGTTGTTGATCTGTGAAATTCGCAGGTAGACCAGGTCGACCAGCGCGGGTGGAAGGTTGCTCTGCATTATGTAACCGTAGACGCCGCCGAGCGCTTTCACGCCTGTCGGTGCAATCTGATTGTAGTCGAGACGCTTGCTCATTTTTTGCTCCTTGATGACAAGTGTTATTTGATCGGTGTAGTCAGTTCCTTGTCGTCGGTATCAACGACGAACACGGCGAGCAGCCTTGCTGGCCTGGTCTTGCTGGCATTGCGGCTGATGGAATGGCGCGAGCCTGGCGTCTCGTAAAAACTTTCGCCGGCGCGGTAGACCCGCCTGGGTCCGTCATTCACCTGGGACTCGATTTCTCCCGACAGAACGTAGCCGAAGATGAAAGCCGACTTGGCGTGGATGTGCGGAGCTGACGCCCCGCCCGGCGTATAGTCGACGATCAGGGCCTTCAGTGACTTGCCGGGAATGTTGGGGATCATCTGTTGAAAGCGCGGCGTGACCGTTTCGCCGCCGCCATGGGCGACGGCAGGCGTTGCAGTGGTGATGGCAACGGCAGCGAAAGCCGCGCCAAAGATGAATCGTATTTTCATGGTGGCGTTCTCCTTTGTCCCGCATAGGTGCGGCTGCTCTGGTCCGGAAAAAAGCACCAAGAACGCACAAAAATCGTGTACCAAGGGGGCATGACCAAGCCGCTGCGGTTGGAGCTTGATCGATCTGCGAAGACGCCCCTGGCCGAGCAGATCCGCAAAGGCATCAGGGCCGCCATCGAGAACGGCGTGCTCGCTCCGGGAGCGCGTCTGCCCTCCTGGCAGGACCTGGCAGCCCAACTCGGTGTCGCTCGAGGCACGGTGCGATCGGCGTACGAAAAGCTGTCCGCTGCTCAACTCATCGTCGCTTCCCGCGCGGCCGGAACGCATGTCGCGGATCGTCCTT
Protein-coding regions in this window:
- a CDS encoding cupin domain-containing protein, which translates into the protein MKIRFIFGAAFAAVAITTATPAVAHGGGETVTPRFQQMIPNIPGKSLKALIVDYTPGGASAPHIHAKSAFIFGYVLSGEIESQVNDGPRRVYRAGESFYETPGSRHSISRNASKTRPARLLAVFVVDTDDKELTTPIK